From Candidatus Hydrogenedentota bacterium:
TTATACCGATCCGACAAACCCCTTGCTATATGTCATGTACGCGTATTGGGGAAGCGGTAGCACCCACTATCATAAATCCTGGCTTACAAGTTCTCATGCAGATTTCTTCAATTAGAGGCAACATTAGAACAGCAACTCTGGAGAGCCGGACCATGAAAATACGTGTGAGATTCCACACAACTCTCTTCTTTGCAGCGCTACTCGTGCTTGAACAGGCATCATCTACGGCCGGGCCAGCAACGCTCTCCGTCGAGCAGACTATCGCTTCGACGTACCTGCCGGTATTGCCGGACGGTGTTCGCCAGCGCGCCAATCCCGAAGCGCGCTCCGCGATCGTACAGATGTTCGACGGCGCGGTTGAAAGCGGCAACGAGCCTTCGCCGGGCGTTCTTGCGCTCTTCGGGTATCTGGGCATTGGGGAAGACGCCGGCAGATTACGGGGGTATATAGAGCAGCAGCGGGGCCAACAGAGGCCGCATGCCGGTGTGTTCAACGCGATGCTGGGACTTGGGCGAATGGCCTATCGCGGAGTCGTGCCCGCGAAGGAAGTCTTGGCAATCATGGCGCAGAAGCCGTATTGGGAAGATCTCGCCATCCGCACCATGCCGGACTGGCTCTATGAGACGTATCCCGATCTTATCTCGGTGAATGCCGTCTTTGCCCAGTATATGCTCGATTCGATAGACCGGAATCCGCTGCCCTCTGACGAGGAAATGTTGCTGAGGTTCTACCCGGCGTACGCCGGCGACGACGACGCCCGGAAGCGGTTCATCTACCAGATTGCAATCGCGCGAAAGGGTGCGGGCAATATAGCGGACGCTCAAGAATCGACGGCGGCCAACGAACTCAATTCGGAAACCCGAAAACAGCTTGACTGGGCGTATGAAACATTCCACCTTGGCAAGGCGCCCGGCGGCGCGGCGGATGCGCCGCGCGACACGCCGGATCGCGCGCCGGAAACCGCGGAGGAAATGATGGTGAGCGTGGTGCGGCCGGATACGCCGGCGCCCCCGGATGAAAAGGCGCGGTTTGCGGCGCTTGCCGACGAGGCGCGGGACGCGTTTGTGTCCTTTGTGGCGGCTCGCGTGGAAAACGGGGACTATGACGCCTTCAAGGGCCGGCTTCTCGATGACGGGCGGCCGCAGGTCCCGCGGCTCGTTGAAAAACATTGGGCCGATATCCGCCGTGAGCTACAGGACACGCAGGCGCCGATATTCCGCGCGATGCAGACAGGAGGCCTCACCCCGGACGCCGGGCAATTCACCGCAGGCCAGGCCGAGGACGGCTCCTACATTGTGACGATGCCCATTCCCAACAGCGGCGCGCTGGTGGCGGAGCACTGGAAGGCCGCGGGCCAGGAAGCACAACTCCTCGCGGAAGGTTTCGCGATATCGGATTCGCTTGAACTCGTGCTGGTGATGCGGAAGATCGGGGACGTCTGGTACTGGAACCCCTTTGGGTGGTAAAAGGGCACACGATGCCGCCCGGATTTATATCGGCGCCCCCGGCGGCGGGCTGGGGCTTCAAGGAATGGACGGGGGCGGCGGGCGGCGTTTCCGCGTCGGTGAATGTCACGATGGACGAGGACAAGTCCGTGAACGCGGTGTTCTACCAGACCACGCTGACGGTGACGAAGTCGGGGGAGGGCCAGGTGACGCAACAGTTCGCGGAAAGTCTTGTGCAATCGTATTCGCTTGAGCTTGTGCGGGTGATGCGAAAGTTTGGGGGGGCGTATGCTGCGGAGCAGATGGGCGCGCCGTTCCATCCTTTCGAAGAATCCGTCATGGGGGGCGCCGTGGCCGGTCCGCCGGGAGAAACCGGGAAATCGGGTTTTCCCGGATAGCGTGGCTCTAATATCCCCGAGGAATTCTGCGAAAATACCGGCGAGTTGCTCCGGTCTGGCGGCCAACCAGCTTTTTGCGCCCATGTGCCGTCTGGTTGTGCTATCCTGATTGGAAGCGGTGTTGGGCGCGGAGGCAGGTTGTGCGCGATTGCGCGCGAATCGCATTCCAAAAGGGAGATTGGGCCATGCGCGTGTGTCGATTGATCGTCCAGGTTGTGAGCCGCCGGATCGGGGGGTGTAACTGGTGTAGAGGACTAGTAGGCCTCTATGTTATAGCGTGCGCCTATCAGCAGCCGGCTTCCGCGGTTACGTTCGTGGCGAATACGGGCGCGCAATTCAACGACGCTATTACAATGGCGAACGCAAACGGTGCCGGCGTAGACACGATCATCGTGGGCGAGGCGACCTTGACCCTGCCGGCGGGCGCGCCGGGGATTGAAAGCGATCTTGTAATTCGGGGAACATCGGCGGATGTGTCCATCATCGATATCGCCGAACACTTTCCCATTACCGTGACGGGCGGACGCGACGTTGCATTCGAAGATGTGACCATACGCAACGGCCTCGGCATAGCCGGCGGCGCCATACTGAATAACGGCGGTACCGTAACCATAACCCGGTGTACTATCTCCGGAAGCCGATCAATCACATTCGGCGGCGGCGGGGGCGACGGCGGCGCTATTAACAGCAGCGGGACGATGACCATCCTGCACTCGACGCTGTCGGGCAATGATGCGGCGGATCAGGGAGGCGCCATCCGGAACGGCGGCACGTTGACGATATTTAGCAGCACGATATCGGGGAACAGCGCCGACACGGAAGGTGGCGGTATCTACAACACGGGCACGCTGACCCTGACCAACGTGACCATTTCCAATAACGATGCCGGTGGCGGCGGCGGGCTCCGGAGCACCAATACAGCGATGATCGGGAATTCGATTATCGCCGGAAATCTGGGTTCGGGCTCGGACGTAAGTGGAACGGTCACCTCGCAAGGCTTCAATCTCATTGGCGACGGCACGGAAAGCTCGGGGTGGACGGCGGACGATCAGGTGGGCGCCGGGGGGGCGGCGCTCGATGCCATGCTCGGCCCGCTTGCGGACAACGGCGGACCGACGTTCACGCATGCCCTGGAAAGCGAGGGTGGGCCGGCGGTGGACGGCGGCGACAACACGCTGGCCGCCAACGCGGGCCTGAACGTGGATCAGCGCGGGGCGGTTCGGGTATTTGGCGATGCCGTGGACATCGGCGCGTATGAGCTGGTGCTCGAAGAGGTCATTCAGGTGACCAGCCTCCAGAATGCGGGGCCGGGGTCACTTCGGGAGGCGCTGGAAGCCGAGAAACTGGCGCTCGAAACCACGATATCCATTACCGCCATGGGGACGATAGCGTTAACCGACGCCCTGCCCATGATCGGCTTCAACGGCGCGATTGCGGGCCCTGGCGCGGACAGCTTGACGTTGGATTTGGCGGGTATCGACGGGAACCTTCAGAGCCACGTGTACATCATGGAGGGTGTGGCAATTGAAATAAGCGGTTTGACCCTCGCGGGCGGCAGGTCACCGCACGGCGGCGCCATCACCAACCGGGGCGCACTGGAGCTATCCGAAGTTGTGATACAGGATTGCCGGGCCCGCGGCGTTCTCGGGACCGGGGGCGACGGCGGCGCCATCCGGAACCTCGGCGCCATGACCATTCGGAATTCGACCTTGCGGGGGAATCGTGCGGACGGTGGCGGCGCGATCTTGAACAGCGGCCCCCTCACCATCACCGGGAGTGCGATTTCGGGTAACGAGGCGGATATCGAGGGCGGCGCCATCGCGAACACGGGCAGCGGGGAGAGCAGTCTGGCCATCCGCTACAGTACGCTGTCGGGCAACGACGGATCACAGTTCGGCGGCGCCATTCGGGGCGGGTTGGGGCTATCGCTGGACCACGTCACGATTACGGGCAACGTAGCGAACGAGGGCGGGGGTATTTCGGCAGGCTCCGGCACGATTGCCAATAGCATCGTGGCGGGGAACACCGCGTTTACCGCCGGACCAGACGTAGCTGGAAGTCTTACGTCGAACGGATACAACTTCATTGGCGACGGAACGGACAGCATGGGCTGGCTGGACGGCGACCGTGTAGGGACCACGGCAATGCTCCTCGACCCCGGCTTGGGAGATCTCGCGGATAATGGCGGGCCGACAGAAACACACGCGCTGGCCTACGATTCCCCGCCGGTTGATGCCGGAGATCCGGGCGATGGAGAAGCCAGCGATCAGCGCGGTGTCCCGGCGCCGCTCGACGGCGACGGCGGCGGCGCGGCGGTGTCCGACATCGGCGCGTATGAATACGACGGCCCCGCCGTAGCCAACCCCATACCCGGCCTCACGGTCTACGAGAATTCGGAGAATATTAACGACTACCAGCTATTGGACAGTGTATTTGTGGATGCCTTGCCGGGTGCGACGCCGCTGGAGTTTTCGGTGGTCTCGGTTGAACCGGCCGGCTTTGTGGGGGTGACCATCGATTCATCCGGCGGCCTGGACATCGCAATCCCGTCCGACCAGACGGGCGCGGCGACGGTAACGGTTCAGGCGATGGACGACGAGGGCCACATCGCGCGGGATACATTCAACATTACCATCGAAGCGTTGAGTGAGCTCGAAAGTATCCGCGTGGCGCTGTTGGAGCGCTTCGATGAACTGGATGCGGATTCCAGCGACGGTCTGAGTATTTCCGAAGCGCGCGTTGATTTTCCCGAGTTGCTTGATTCCGCGTTCGAAGCGCTGGATCTCGATTCAAACGGGGAACTCGACATCGCTGAACTGGGCGGCGTAGCGGAAGGCGAGGGTGAAGGTGAGGGCGAAGGTGAAGGTGAGGGCGAGGGCGAGGGCGAGGGCGAGGGTGAAGGTGAAGGTGAAGGTGAGGGTGAGGGTGAGGGCGAGGGCGAGGGCGAGGGCGAGGGCGAGGGCGAGGGCGAGGGCGAGGGCGAGGGCGAGGGCGAGGGCGAGGGCGAGGGCGAGGGCGAGGGCGAGGGCGAAGGCGAAGGCGAGGGCGAGGGCGAGGGCGAGGGCGAGGCGAACCTGTCCGAAATCGCCCAGGCCCTGCTGGGAGCCTTCGAAACGGCGGACGAGGACTTGGACAACCAACTGTCCTTTACCGAAGCTTCAGCCGCGTTCAGCGGACTTACGCAGGAACAATTCGATGCCATCGATACGGACGGGGATGGGTTCTTGACCGTAGCCGAACTAAACGCACAGTTGGAAACCGTGGTTTCCGGTTGCGCGTGCCCGGCGGACGCGTCCAAGACAATCCGCGATCACCTGGGCGATCTGTTTCTCCTGGGCGTCGGATTCGTGGTTTTGCTCGGCTGGCGCCGCGGCGGGCACTGGAAGTCGTAGACGGCGTTACAAGGATACTATGGAACACAACGAATTGCGGCCCGCGAAATTTGTCGACAAATCCGGCGTTTTGCCGATAGGTTAAGGAGTACAGAGGGCGCGTGCGAACCAGTTAATTCGGCCAGGCCGAGCCAGTGTGGAGGCGCTATGGTTTCAACGGCGAGGGTTACCGGGATGATGCATAGCGTGAGCAGGAGATTAGGGTCTTTGGAAGGCCGCGTATCCGCAGGCGTCCGATGTGCGGGACTCTTGGTTGGGTGCCTGGCCTGTTGCGCGGCTACGGCCGAAAGCGGTTTCGAATGGGCGCGCGCCATGGGCGGCGAGGATGTTGACAGCGGCGCTGCCATCGCGGTGGACAGCGATGGGAACGTCTATACCACGGGGCGCTTCCGGGCTACGGTAGACTTTGACCCGGGCGCGGACACCGTTGAACGCACGTCGGCGGGTCTCGGCGATATTTTCGTTCAGAAGCTGGACAGCGATGGAAACTTCGTGTGGGCGCGCGCCATGGGCGGCGAGGACACTGACGAAGGCCGTGGCATCGCGGTGGACGGCGACGGCAACGTCTACACCACGGGCTTTTTCGGAGGTACGGTGGACTTCGACCCGGGCGCGGACACCGTTGAACTCACGTCGGGGGGCCTTGTCGATATTTTCGTGCAGAAGCTGGACAGCGACGGGAACTTCGTGTGGGCGCGGGCCATGGGCGGTGAGAATGTTGACTTCGGCCTCGCCATCACGGTGGACCGTGACGGCAACGTCTACACCACGGGCTTTTTCGGAGGTACGGTGGACTTCGACCCGGGGGCAGGCGCCTTCAACCTCACTGCGGCGGGACGGGACGATATTTTCGTGCAGAAGCTGGACAACGACGGGAACTTCGTGTGGGCGCGGGCCATGGGCGGCGAGAATTTCGACCGCGGCCGCGGCATCGCGGTGGACGGCGACGGCAACGTCTACACCACGGGCTTTTTCGGAGGTGCGGTGGACTTCGACCCGGGGGCGGGCACGTTCGAACTGACTGCGGCGGGACGGGACGATATTTTCGTGCAGAAGCTGGACAGCGACGGGAACTTCGTGTGGGCGCGGGCCATGGGCGGCGAGAATCTCGACCAGGGCGCCGCCATCGCGGTGGACGGCGACGGGAACGTCCATACCACAGGGCAGTTCGGGGCCACGGTGGATTTTGACCCGGGGGCGGGCACGTTCGAACTGACTTCGGCGGGGTTCGACAACATTTTCGTTCAGAAGCTGGACAGCGACGGGAACTTCGTGTGGGCGCGGGCCATGGGCAGCGAAATTGGTGATTTCGGCGCCGGCATCGCGGTAGACGGCGCCGGCAACGTCTACACCACCGGGGAGTTCAGGAATACGGTGGACTTTGACCCGGGGCCGGGCGCCTTCGAACTCACTGCGGCGGGTAGCCACGATATCTTCGTGCATAAGCTGGACAGCACCGGCGATTTCGTCTGGGTGCGGGCCATGAGCGGCGACGGATCAATCCGCGGCCACGGCATCGCGGTGGACAACGAACGGAACGTCTACACCACGGGGGATTTCCAGGGTACGGTGGACTTTGACCCGGCGGCGGGCGCCTTCGAACTAACCGGGGCGGGGGGTATCGATATCTTCGTGCATAAGCTTTCGGGGCCAGACCTAACCCCGCCCAGCGCCATCACCGTCATTCCCGAGTCGACCGGCCCGACCAATGCCTTGGCTGTGGACTTCACGGTAACCTTCGACGAGGATGTGGTAGGTTTTGACAGCGAATCGGACCTGGTGATCGCCCACACGGGAACGGCCCATGGTGGCATTTCGATCACGGGCGGCCCGGCCGCCTATACCGTGACAGTGAACGGCATCACGGGCGACGGCTCGTTTACCCTGGCCGTGGACACGGAATCCGACGTGGCCGATACGGCGGGCAATCCCCTCGCGTCCAGCGTCATCAGCGACGCCGTGGTCATTGACAACACTGCGCCCGAGATCATGATTGCCAACAACACCGAAGAGGCCAACACGGTGGATTGCGGCAGTGACCCCTATGTGGATCCCGGGGCAACGGCGGAGGACAATATCGATGGCGCCGTTTCCGTGGATACGTCGGGCACGGTGTTTACCGCGACGCCGGGCGAATACCTGATCACCTACAGCGCCACCGACAGCGCCGGCAATACGGGCGCCGCCGTTCGCACGGTGACCGTGCTCGACAATTGTTCCGCGGAAGGCGAGGGCGAGGGCGAGGGCGAAGGTGAAGGAGAAGGCGAAGGCGAAGGTGAAGGCGAGGGTGAAGGTGAGGGTGAAGGTGAGGGTGAAGGCGAGGGTGAAGGCGAGGGTGAAGGCGAGGGTGAAGGCGAGGGTGAAGGCGAGGGTGAAGGCGAGGGCGAAGGGGAAGGCGAAGGCGAGGGTGAAGGCGAGGGTGAAGGCGAGGGTGAAGGCGAGGGTGAAGGTGAAGGGGAAGGCGAGGGCGAAGGGGAAGGCGAAGGGGAAGGCGAAGGTGAAGGTGAAGGTGAAGGGGAAGGGGAAGGGGAAGGGGAAGGGGAAGGTGAAGGCGAAGGGGAAGGCGAGGGCGAGGGCGAGGGCGAAGGCGAAGGCGAAGGCGAAGGTGAAGGCGAGGGTGAAGGCGAGGGTGAGGAGGATCTGCTCGCGGTGGCGATGGCCCTATTGGATGGCTTTGATGGCGCCGACGTCGATGGTGATGGGGCACTCACGTTTTCAGAGGCGATGTCGGTGCATTCTTCCCTTACGGAAGGTCAGTTTGACGCGTTGGACAGCGACGGCGACGGATCGCTGAGCAGGGCGGAGTTGGAGACCTTTGTCGATTCCGCCGCGGGGGCCGGATGTGCGTGCGAATCCAATCTGATGGACATGCGGACGTTTGTTAAAAAGCGGCTCGGAGATATTCTGCTATTGGGACTTGCCTTGTTGGCGCTTACCCAACTTCCGCACCACCGTAGTAGTACAAACCGGTTTTGGGCGAATTTTCTTTGATTGGTCTGCCGCAAATCCTCTGTTTTCCGTGGGGCCCGTGTGCGTATCGCATCCGCCACAGCTCTCATTGTACAATTGTACCCCTTTCTTTTCCGGCCGTCAATCCGCGCCAGGGTCGCCCCGCGCTTAGACCCAACGGTGGGAGCAAACCGAAAGAATTGGCTCAGGTCGCGCCCACCAGGGCAATCGCATTTAAACTCGATCTCGGTATATGGGCGTAAACTTGAGTCGATTTGGAACCTTGAATCAACGATAGTGAGCGTTTTGGAGCGCCGGCATCTGTGCCGGCAAGGTCGGGGATTCGCCGCAGGCGAAATGCCAGCGCTCCAACACGCGCCCTTTATACATTGGCAATTCTTTAGCCGTCTGAAGTAGTCACCCACGTCGCACCCAACGGTGGCGGATCACCGTGAACGAACACCGTCATTCCCACGAAAGTGGGGATCCAGAGACCGTGCAACG
This genomic window contains:
- a CDS encoding SBBP repeat-containing protein, producing the protein MGGEDVDSGAAIAVDSDGNVYTTGRFRATVDFDPGADTVERTSAGLGDIFVQKLDSDGNFVWARAMGGEDTDEGRGIAVDGDGNVYTTGFFGGTVDFDPGADTVELTSGGLVDIFVQKLDSDGNFVWARAMGGENVDFGLAITVDRDGNVYTTGFFGGTVDFDPGAGAFNLTAAGRDDIFVQKLDNDGNFVWARAMGGENFDRGRGIAVDGDGNVYTTGFFGGAVDFDPGAGTFELTAAGRDDIFVQKLDSDGNFVWARAMGGENLDQGAAIAVDGDGNVHTTGQFGATVDFDPGAGTFELTSAGFDNIFVQKLDSDGNFVWARAMGSEIGDFGAGIAVDGAGNVYTTGEFRNTVDFDPGPGAFELTAAGSHDIFVHKLDSTGDFVWVRAMSGDGSIRGHGIAVDNERNVYTTGDFQGTVDFDPAAGAFELTGAGGIDIFVHKLSGPDLTPPSAITVIPESTGPTNALAVDFTVTFDEDVVGFDSESDLVIAHTGTAHGGISITGGPAAYTVTVNGITGDGSFTLAVDTESDVADTAGNPLASSVISDAVVIDNTAPEIMIANNTEEANTVDCGSDPYVDPGATAEDNIDGAVSVDTSGTVFTATPGEYLITYSATDSAGNTGAAVRTVTVLDNCSAEGEGEGEGEGEGEGEGEGEGEGEGEGEGEGEGEGEGEGEGEGEGEGEGEGEGEGEGEGEGEGEGEGEGEGEGEGEGEGEGEGEGEGEGEGEGEGEGEGEGEGEGEGEGEGEGEGEGEGEGEGEGEGEGEGEGEGEGEEDLLAVAMALLDGFDGADVDGDGALTFSEAMSVHSSLTEGQFDALDSDGDGSLSRAELETFVDSAAGAGCACESNLMDMRTFVKKRLGDILLLGLALLALTQLPHHRSSTNRFWANFL